In Salvia splendens isolate huo1 unplaced genomic scaffold, SspV2 ctg434, whole genome shotgun sequence, one genomic interval encodes:
- the LOC121790178 gene encoding uncharacterized protein LOC121790178, translating into MHTRSQGTPPFGLLCYQRRKGSGSSAGFEIQQDSPSPIRDNPLFESSDSDLEAESMAENNEIPPPAVRFGDTLRSGVDFLGEFAYANDNVNIPPHYISLVNGGNLFHGRDDEDPTSHLNAFYELTNSHRPPNVDHHQIKRALFPFSLRDKARAWYDSIPGYNIATFQELKMLFLLEYNSPMKIEKLREEITTFRQKYDESFAEAWKRFTELLRKCPSHGLAPGHELLKFYKGLNSEGTGLVTAGSNGNLDDLTHEEVRALFQRLANNQRNWHNPRRAADKMGDTFGATKETEKITAIEAQLAEISTQMCTMTKAIKSFQLTPQPMAVLKCGLCQGGHHMDQCPNLESQPIEDVNYIGNNQQGFNQGNQYGNQQNWRPQQVNWNQSGTSNPSGSQWRTNTPPPGFEKKPSMDEQLGQILSLMTKTQKENDYFKEKTVEKFGQLEATMRNLETQIGQIATASHTRIPNVIPSDTVPNPKGVEQCKAVKLRSGKDLESPIMLDAQNGSNILHAGADERIEWATTEAREGQQEKEESTMSDIHKKNPLSPAMDPKCPFNFPDFIPPPPFPVENKKKGRKIIQEKGLDWMMNIIRKVNVDVSLVDLFLHFPKFSKFFKDLIAKKEKIQDDGVVILSAFCSQFVKGKMPAKRRDPGSCVIPCEMGDKKFPKCLLDQGSGISLMALKTARSIGLEARIEPIDIDLQLADHSIVKPKGIIEDVLVKVDRFVLPVDFIVLEMEEDKDMPILFGRPFLATGDVVIETKTNTVMFRVDGENVVIKQEKAGKRLLEPG; encoded by the coding sequence ATGCACACGAGATCTCAGGGTACACCACCTTTCGGAttactctgttatcaaagaaggaAAGGGTCAGGAAGTTCAGCCGGGTTTGAAATTCAACAGGATTCGCCGAGTCCAATCAGAGATAACCCATTATTTGAGAGTAGTGACAGTGATCTAGAAGCTGAATCAATGGCTGAGAACAATGAGATTCCACCACCCGCGGTGAGGTTTGGTGACACTCTCAGGTCGGGAGTCGACTTTCTAGGAGAATTCGCCTACGCGAATGACAACGTGAACATTCCTCCTCATTACATTAGCTTGGTGAACGGGGGAAATCTCTTCCATGGGCGAGACGATGAGGATCCAACGAGCCACCTCAACGCGTTCTACGAATTGACGAACTCTCATCGACCCCCGAATGTGGACCATCATCAGATTAAGAGGGCCTTATTCCCTTTCTCACTGAGGGATAAAGCACGGGCGTGGTATGATTCTATTCCGGGATACAACATAGCCACATTCCAAGAGTTGAAGatgttgttcctcttggaatATAACTCTCCGATGAAGATCgagaagttgagagaggagatcactACCTTCCGACAGAAATATGATGAGTCTTTTGCGGAAGCGTGGAAGAGGTTCACTGAATTGCTTAGGAAATGCCCGAGCCATGGTCTTGCTCCAGGGCATGAGCTACTCAAGTTCTACAAGGGACTCAACAGTGAAGGCACGGGGTTGGTGACTGCAGGCTCGAATGGAAATCTGGACGACTTAACTCACGAGGAAGTGAGAGCTCTGTTCCAAAGGTTGGCAAACAACCAAAGGAATTGGCATAATCCGAGAAGAGCGGCAGATAAGATGGGAGACACGTTCGGTGCTACCAAGGAGACGGAGAAAATCACTGCAATTGAGGCTCAGTTGGCGGAGATAAGCACTCAGATGTGCACGATGACGAAGGCGATAAAATCCTTCCAACTGACTCCTCAACCCATGGCTGTTTTGAAGTGTGGGTTGTGCCAAGGCGGACATCACATGGATCAATGTCCGAATCTTGAAAGTCAGCCAATAGAGGATGTGAACTATATTGGTAACAATCAGCAAGGGTTCAACCAAGGAAACCAGTACGGTAATCAGCAGAACTGGAGGCCTCAACAAGTGAACTGGAATCAGTCCGGTACTAGCAACCCTTCGGGTTCACAATGGCGTACCAATACTCCACCTCCGGGTTTTGAGAAGAAGCCTTCTATGGATGAACAACTGGGACAAATCCTATCTCTTATGACTAAGACTCAAAAGGAGAATGACTACTTCAAAGAAAAGACCGTGGAAAAGTTTGGGCAGTTAGAAGCTACAATGAGGAATCTTGAGACTCAAATTGGGCAGATTGCTACAGCATCTCACACAAGAATTCCTAATGTTATCCCGAGTGATACAGTGCCCAATCCTAAAGGTGTTGAACAGTGCAAGGCAGTTAAGTTAAGAAGTGGAAAGGATCTTGAGTCTCCAATCATGCTAGATGCACAAAATGGCTCGAACATCttgcacgcaggggcggacgagaGGATTGAGTGGGCTACTACCGAAGCTAGGGAAGGtcaacaagaaaaagaagagtcAACCATGAGTGATATCCACAAGAAGAATCCACTAAGTCCGGCAATGGACCCGAAGTGTCCATTTAATTTTCCAGATTTTATCCCGCCACCACCTTTCCCAGTCGAGAATAAGAAGAAGggtaggaaaataattcaagagaAAGGACTCGATTGGATGATGAACATTATCAGGAAAGTTAATGTAGATGTGTCCCTGGTGGATTTGTTCCTACACTTTCCTAAATTCTCCAAGTTTTTTAAAGATCTTATTGCGAAAAAGGAGAAGATACAAGACGATGGCGTGGTGATATTGAGCGCATTTTGCTCACAATTTGTGAAGGGAAAGATGCCGGCAAAGAGAAGAGACCCGGGAAGCTGTGTGATCCCATGTGAGATGGGAGATAAAAAGTTCCCAAAGTGCCTACTTGATCAAGGCTCGGGAATATCATTGATGGCTCTGAAAACCGCACGGTCAATCGGTCTAGAAGCGAGGATTGAACCAATCGACATTGACCTACAATTGGCGGATCATTCAATTGTGAAACCGAAAGGTATCATCGAGGATGTCTTGGTGAAGGTTGATAGATTTGTACTCCCGGTTGACTTCATTGTCCTAGAGATGGAAGAGGACAAGGACATGCCTATCCTCTTTGGTAGGCCATTTTTAGCAACCGGTGATGTTGTGATAGAGACCAAGACAAATACGGTCATGTTTCGAGTAGATGGAGAGaatgtggtgatcaagcaagagAAGGCGGGGAAGCGCCTATTGGAGCCTGGATAG